The following coding sequences are from one Selenomonas sputigena ATCC 35185 window:
- the nadD gene encoding nicotinate-nucleotide adenylyltransferase, producing MAQEKKRVGIMGGTFDPIHLGHLVIAEAAREELALSEVIFIPAAQPPHKPGRKVAAAAHRLRLVQLAVEGNPFFRALDVEMRREGPSYSYDTLRDLVETHGESVDFYFIVGGDEISAILTWHRVAELFSLCRFVAARRKGASLSLDEVRTHLGEEALSRIRLVQTPELEISSTDIRRRLQGGRSIRYLVPEKVEAYIYKEGLYS from the coding sequence GTGGCACAGGAGAAGAAGCGCGTCGGCATCATGGGCGGCACGTTCGATCCCATCCATCTCGGGCATCTTGTCATCGCGGAGGCGGCGCGGGAGGAATTGGCGCTCTCCGAGGTGATCTTCATTCCCGCGGCGCAGCCGCCGCACAAGCCCGGACGGAAGGTGGCAGCGGCTGCGCACCGCCTGCGTCTCGTGCAGCTTGCCGTGGAAGGCAATCCTTTCTTCCGTGCGCTCGACGTGGAGATGCGGCGCGAGGGTCCGTCGTATTCCTACGATACGCTGCGTGATCTCGTCGAAACGCATGGCGAGAGCGTGGACTTCTATTTCATTGTCGGCGGCGATGAGATCAGCGCCATCCTCACATGGCATCGCGTCGCCGAGCTTTTTTCCCTTTGCCGCTTCGTGGCGGCGAGGCGCAAGGGGGCGTCGCTCTCCCTGGACGAGGTGCGCACGCATCTCGGCGAGGAAGCGCTCTCGCGCATACGACTCGTGCAGACGCCGGAGCTGGAAATCTCCTCTACGGACATCCGGCGTCGCCTGCAGGGGGGGCGCTCGATTCGCTATCTCGTGCCCGAAAAGGTCGAAGCCTACATCTATAAAGAAGGTCTGTATTCATGA
- the yqeK gene encoding bis(5'-nucleosyl)-tetraphosphatase (symmetrical) YqeK encodes MNYEAMKEELAQRLQKKRYEHSLGVADTAAMLAGRFGVDVEKARIAGLLHDCAREYRTADLPAEAARRSIAYGEVERAMPLLLHAYVGARRAEELYGVTDAEIQQAIWRHTVGGERMTKLDKIIYFADMIEPQRDYPEVEELRALSRTASLNAMVLEGLSQSIAFVLQSGRLIHPATVAARNEILLRARAKEGHAP; translated from the coding sequence ATGAATTACGAGGCGATGAAAGAAGAACTCGCTCAGCGGCTGCAAAAGAAGCGCTACGAGCACTCCCTCGGCGTCGCGGACACTGCCGCCATGCTCGCCGGGCGCTTCGGCGTGGACGTGGAAAAGGCGCGTATTGCGGGGCTTCTGCACGACTGCGCACGCGAATATCGGACGGCGGATCTTCCCGCTGAGGCGGCGCGGCGCTCGATTGCCTACGGCGAGGTCGAGCGTGCGATGCCGCTCCTTCTTCATGCCTACGTGGGCGCAAGGCGTGCGGAGGAACTGTACGGCGTGACGGACGCGGAGATTCAGCAAGCGATCTGGCGCCATACAGTCGGCGGCGAGCGCATGACGAAGCTCGATAAGATCATCTACTTCGCTGACATGATCGAGCCGCAGCGCGACTATCCTGAGGTCGAGGAGCTGCGTGCGCTGTCGCGCACGGCGAGTCTCAATGCGATGGTGCTCGAAGGGCTTTCCCAGTCCATCGCATTCGTCCTGCAGTCCGGAAGGCTCATCCATCCGGCGACGGTGGCGGCACGCAACGAAATTCTCCTTCGCGCCCGTGCGAAAGAGGGTCATGCGCCATGA
- a CDS encoding LCP family protein, whose translation MTQRKRSRTQENIRLKRKEQARRRRIARARFLVLMFFLAIFIAVLAVAGYFLYGIGHSIYQEIDAVYQGYEERRQERDRHVDAKFDGYTNVLVLGIDDGADENGTEGQHADTILLLSMENATGRLRAITVPPNMIVQLPQKGGEIRATDLYAHGGAPTMVQALSDLLGVSIHQYVTLDTHALADLVDVLGGVDLYVEDEMNYDDPEAGLSIHIPKGFQHLDGDTSQKYLRYRSSELGEVGRLHRQQRFAKALYEKFLQVDTIPKLPDVADIFKYRMTTSAEIFDSARLAKVLKNLGDEPPTTLLLPTVQREGYWLPDRAAIGQKIEELFPELVKHEGENDDNK comes from the coding sequence ATGACGCAGAGAAAGAGGAGCCGCACGCAGGAAAACATCCGCTTGAAGCGCAAGGAGCAGGCGCGTCGCCGCCGCATCGCGCGTGCACGCTTCCTCGTGCTGATGTTCTTCCTTGCCATATTCATCGCCGTGCTCGCCGTCGCAGGCTACTTTCTCTACGGCATCGGGCACAGTATTTATCAGGAAATCGACGCCGTCTATCAGGGCTACGAAGAGCGGCGACAGGAGCGCGACCGTCACGTCGATGCGAAGTTTGACGGCTACACGAACGTCCTCGTGCTCGGCATTGACGACGGTGCGGACGAGAACGGCACGGAAGGGCAGCACGCCGACACGATCCTGCTCCTCAGCATGGAAAATGCGACGGGTCGTCTGCGTGCCATCACGGTGCCGCCCAATATGATCGTGCAGCTGCCGCAGAAGGGCGGCGAGATACGTGCAACCGATCTCTACGCGCACGGCGGCGCTCCGACTATGGTGCAGGCGCTGTCGGATCTTCTCGGCGTCTCCATCCATCAGTATGTGACGCTCGACACGCATGCTCTCGCTGATCTCGTCGATGTCTTGGGCGGCGTCGACCTCTATGTCGAGGACGAGATGAACTACGACGACCCCGAGGCGGGGCTTTCCATCCATATCCCCAAGGGATTCCAGCACTTGGACGGCGACACGTCGCAGAAGTATCTGCGCTACCGCAGTTCGGAGCTTGGCGAGGTCGGCAGGCTGCACCGTCAGCAGCGTTTCGCCAAGGCGCTCTACGAGAAGTTCCTGCAAGTCGACACGATCCCGAAGCTGCCTGATGTGGCGGACATCTTCAAGTATCGCATGACGACGAGTGCGGAGATTTTCGATTCGGCGCGTCTCGCGAAGGTCTTGAAGAACCTCGGCGATGAGCCGCCGACGACGCTGCTTCTTCCCACCGTGCAGCGTGAAGGCTATTGGCTGCCGGATCGCGCGGCGATCGGGCAAAAGATCGAAGAATTATTCCCAGAATTGGTAAAGCATGAGGGAGAAAATGACGATAATAAGTGA
- the rsfS gene encoding ribosome silencing factor: protein MSRAIARAASDKKAQDIVIMRMAELTTAADYFIVCSANTATQVRAIADNIEDEMLEKHEKPYLHKEGYREGEWVLLDYGDCVAHVFMTESRAFYALERLWSDAPAEHYED from the coding sequence ATGAGTCGGGCGATCGCCAGAGCTGCGAGCGACAAGAAGGCGCAGGACATCGTCATCATGCGCATGGCGGAGCTCACGACAGCGGCGGATTATTTCATCGTCTGCTCGGCGAATACGGCGACGCAGGTGCGCGCCATCGCCGACAATATCGAAGACGAGATGCTGGAGAAGCATGAGAAGCCGTATCTGCACAAGGAAGGCTACCGCGAGGGCGAGTGGGTTCTCCTCGACTACGGCGACTGTGTCGCGCATGTTTTCATGACGGAGAGCCGCGCGTTCTACGCTTTGGAAAGGCTATGGAGTGATGCGCCGGCAGAGCATTATGAGGACTAG
- a CDS encoding CvfB family protein, with amino-acid sequence MMAEEKRRKYGPSTVASLRVARISELGAFLDAETGNTSDDILLHKTQQTREISVGEEVEVFLYLDPKHRLTASMRTPRMKEGQIARLTVINVSRDGAFLDVGAERGIFLPYAGMRGRPQIGEVVWAKLYTDKSGRLAVTMEVEDELRRASKPATDVSVGAHLSGSIYNITESGAFIFTDERYIVFVPHKDMRERPRVGEEVTVRITYVRTDGRLNGSLREPKEKALVTDAERILAYLEEHKGRMPYSDKTTPEIIKAKFQISKAAFKRALGHLLKVGSVEEKDGWTLLKDGASLEEGEGKRENNP; translated from the coding sequence ATGATGGCGGAAGAAAAGCGCAGGAAGTACGGACCGAGTACGGTCGCGAGCCTTCGCGTTGCGCGTATAAGCGAGCTTGGCGCGTTCCTCGATGCCGAGACGGGCAATACATCGGACGATATCCTGCTGCACAAGACGCAGCAGACGCGCGAAATCTCCGTCGGAGAAGAGGTCGAAGTGTTCCTCTACCTCGATCCCAAGCATCGCCTGACGGCGAGCATGAGGACGCCGCGCATGAAGGAAGGGCAGATCGCACGGCTCACGGTCATCAACGTGAGCCGCGACGGCGCTTTTCTCGATGTCGGCGCTGAGCGCGGCATCTTTCTGCCCTACGCGGGAATGCGCGGCAGGCCGCAGATCGGCGAGGTCGTCTGGGCGAAGCTCTACACGGACAAATCGGGAAGGCTCGCCGTGACGATGGAGGTCGAGGACGAACTGCGGCGCGCCTCGAAGCCCGCGACAGATGTGAGCGTCGGCGCTCATCTATCCGGCTCGATTTACAACATAACGGAGAGCGGCGCGTTTATTTTCACCGACGAGCGCTACATCGTGTTCGTTCCCCACAAGGACATGCGCGAGCGGCCGCGCGTGGGCGAGGAAGTCACCGTGCGCATCACCTATGTGCGCACGGACGGCAGGCTCAACGGCTCCCTGCGTGAGCCGAAGGAGAAGGCGCTCGTCACGGACGCCGAGCGCATCCTCGCCTACCTTGAGGAGCACAAGGGCAGGATGCCCTACAGCGACAAGACGACGCCTGAGATCATCAAGGCGAAGTTCCAGATCAGCAAGGCGGCGTTCAAGCGTGCTCTCGGGCATCTGCTCAAGGTGGGAAGCGTCGAGGAGAAGGATGGCTGGACGCTTCTTAAAGACGGGGCTTCGCTTGAGGAGGGCGAGGGGAAGCGCGAAAATAATCCGTGA
- a CDS encoding chemotaxis protein — MAEEKKGILLETGTNEFEIIEFNIGAVDYGINVAKVREVIKASDFPVTTMPQAHPYINGLFTLRGRAVPLVDLPRCLGVMSGQAAGRSQNIIVTEINGYDMGFLVDNVSRIHRISWKNMEPAPEVGDQSRVVGLVKMEGKIVLLLDFETIMAEINPEINQKLTTVDDTTEDIKQKRATQHIIVAEDSVLLRDLLVNTLHGAGYTFVRDFGNGEEAWNFLRGIAEKTEPDQIFEKVRIIISDVEMPKMDGHRLLKLVRGDDRLRPIPLILFSSLISEEMRRKGDDLGASAQISKPEINQLIHTIDKLIFGIDTTGMDDDF, encoded by the coding sequence ATGGCAGAAGAAAAAAAGGGCATTTTGCTGGAAACCGGCACGAATGAGTTTGAAATCATCGAGTTCAACATCGGCGCTGTCGATTACGGCATCAATGTCGCGAAGGTGCGCGAAGTCATCAAGGCATCGGATTTTCCTGTGACGACGATGCCGCAGGCGCATCCGTACATCAACGGACTGTTTACCCTGCGCGGCAGGGCAGTGCCGCTCGTCGATCTGCCGCGCTGCCTCGGCGTCATGAGCGGACAGGCGGCGGGACGCTCGCAGAACATCATCGTGACGGAGATCAACGGCTACGACATGGGATTCCTTGTCGACAATGTTTCGCGCATCCATCGCATCTCGTGGAAGAACATGGAGCCGGCGCCGGAAGTCGGCGATCAGTCGCGCGTCGTCGGTCTCGTGAAGATGGAAGGCAAGATCGTCCTTCTGCTCGACTTTGAGACGATCATGGCGGAGATCAATCCCGAGATCAATCAGAAGCTCACGACGGTTGACGATACGACGGAGGACATCAAGCAGAAGCGCGCCACGCAGCACATCATTGTGGCGGAGGACTCGGTGCTCCTGCGCGACCTTCTCGTCAATACGCTGCACGGTGCCGGATATACGTTCGTGCGCGATTTCGGCAATGGCGAGGAGGCGTGGAACTTCCTCAGGGGCATTGCGGAGAAGACGGAGCCTGATCAGATTTTCGAGAAGGTGCGCATCATCATCTCGGATGTCGAGATGCCGAAGATGGACGGACACCGCCTGCTGAAGCTCGTGCGCGGCGACGATCGTCTGCGTCCGATTCCGCTCATCCTATTCTCGTCGCTGATTTCCGAGGAAATGCGTCGCAAGGGCGACGACCTCGGAGCAAGTGCCCAGATTTCGAAGCCCGAGATCAACCAGCTCATCCATACGATCGACAAGCTGATTTTCGGCATCGACACGACGGGCATGGACGACGATTTTTAA
- a CDS encoding helix-turn-helix domain-containing protein, giving the protein MKQADNNKKNKHLTAQDRQEIMNGLDRGLSFKAIALLVQKDPTTISYEVKRHRKEHRNAFVQTDELCPLLEKAPFVCNACPKRRSANCRFLRLLYVAPQAHAEYEALLHDAREGIPLNRASFYKQDRIISSCIEKGQHIYHIVASHPELNVSLSTVYRHFSKGYYSASKIHLPRAVKFKPRKKKRADVVPSAIKKERTYADFLAHMEREGLSAHTQLDTVIGVSGGKVILTVHFTAFNFMFGLLLENKTAVQAALKFQEVKRTLTAGGFAFPALMPVMLTDNGGEFSDVFAFENNLEGEKEACLFFCDPMQSYQKAQIEKNHTLFRDIVPKGSSFDHFTQDTVNLIFSHINGVRRNIYSGKSPYEMFTFAFSEELAALLGISYVAPEDVVQSPRLLKG; this is encoded by the coding sequence ATGAAGCAAGCAGACAACAACAAGAAGAACAAGCACCTTACTGCACAAGACCGCCAGGAAATCATGAACGGGCTCGACAGGGGATTGTCCTTCAAGGCGATCGCCCTGCTCGTTCAGAAAGATCCTACCACCATATCTTACGAAGTGAAGCGACATCGCAAAGAGCACCGCAATGCGTTCGTGCAAACAGACGAACTCTGCCCCTTGCTCGAAAAGGCACCCTTCGTCTGCAACGCCTGCCCCAAGCGCCGTTCTGCTAACTGCCGCTTCCTCCGCCTTCTCTATGTCGCTCCGCAGGCACATGCCGAATACGAAGCGCTCCTGCACGATGCACGCGAAGGCATTCCGTTGAACCGTGCGTCTTTTTACAAGCAGGATCGCATCATTTCCTCTTGCATTGAGAAGGGGCAGCACATTTATCATATCGTCGCTTCTCACCCAGAGCTCAATGTGTCTCTCAGCACAGTTTATCGGCATTTTTCCAAGGGATATTATTCGGCTTCCAAGATTCACCTTCCACGCGCCGTAAAGTTCAAGCCTCGCAAAAAGAAGCGGGCGGATGTCGTTCCTTCTGCCATAAAGAAGGAACGCACCTATGCGGATTTCCTCGCTCATATGGAACGGGAAGGGCTTAGCGCACATACGCAGCTTGATACCGTTATCGGAGTTTCAGGCGGCAAAGTCATCCTCACCGTCCACTTCACTGCGTTCAATTTCATGTTCGGGCTTCTGCTCGAAAACAAGACGGCTGTGCAGGCTGCCTTGAAGTTCCAAGAGGTCAAACGAACTTTGACTGCAGGCGGTTTTGCTTTTCCTGCCCTTATGCCCGTGATGCTTACGGACAACGGTGGAGAGTTCTCCGATGTTTTCGCCTTTGAGAACAATCTTGAGGGGGAAAAGGAGGCCTGCCTTTTTTTCTGCGATCCCATGCAGTCTTACCAGAAGGCGCAAATTGAGAAGAATCACACGCTTTTTCGCGATATTGTGCCGAAGGGGTCTTCTTTCGACCATTTCACACAGGATACCGTCAATTTGATTTTTTCGCACATCAATGGCGTCCGTCGCAACATTTACAGCGGCAAGTCTCCCTATGAGATGTTTACGTTCGCTTTTTCCGAGGAACTGGCTGCTCTTTTGGGCATCTCGTATGTTGCGCCGGAAGATGTCGTGCAGTCTCCTAGACTTCTAAAGGGCTGA
- the rplM gene encoding 50S ribosomal protein L13, with protein MKTTFMANAANIERKWYVVDAAGQTVGRLAAEVAKVLRGKNKPTFTPHVDTGDFVIVINAEKAVFTGKKLTDKMYFRHSGYPGGTTFTAAGKLMENAPEKVIEKAVRGMLPKNRLGAQMYRKLNVYAGSEHPHAAQKPEVLAFDIR; from the coding sequence ATGAAGACGACATTTATGGCGAATGCAGCGAATATCGAGCGCAAGTGGTATGTTGTCGATGCTGCCGGCCAGACAGTAGGACGTTTGGCGGCGGAAGTCGCCAAGGTGCTTCGCGGCAAGAACAAGCCGACCTTCACGCCGCATGTTGACACGGGTGATTTCGTCATTGTGATCAACGCGGAGAAGGCGGTCTTTACAGGCAAGAAACTCACGGATAAGATGTACTTCCGTCATTCCGGATATCCGGGTGGCACGACGTTCACAGCGGCAGGGAAGCTCATGGAGAACGCTCCGGAGAAGGTCATTGAGAAAGCGGTGCGCGGCATGTTGCCGAAGAATCGCCTCGGTGCACAGATGTACCGCAAGCTCAATGTCTATGCTGGTTCTGAACATCCCCATGCAGCGCAGAAGCCTGAAGTGCTCGCGTTCGACATCCGTTGA
- the rpsI gene encoding 30S ribosomal protein S9, whose protein sequence is MALVSYYGTGRRKTSVARVRLVPGDGKVTINGRDMEEYFGLKTLELIVRQPLNLTDTVDKYDVIANVKGGGASGQAGAIRHGITRALMELDGELRPALKKAGFVTRDPREKERRKYGLKKARKASQFSKR, encoded by the coding sequence ATGGCATTAGTCAGCTATTACGGCACAGGTCGCAGAAAGACCTCGGTCGCTCGCGTTCGCTTGGTTCCCGGTGACGGCAAAGTCACAATCAACGGTCGCGACATGGAAGAGTATTTCGGTCTCAAGACGCTTGAACTCATCGTTCGTCAGCCGCTGAATCTCACTGATACGGTGGACAAGTACGATGTCATTGCCAACGTCAAGGGCGGCGGTGCGTCGGGCCAGGCAGGTGCAATTCGCCACGGCATCACGCGTGCTCTGATGGAACTCGATGGAGAACTCCGTCCTGCATTGAAGAAGGCAGGTTTTGTCACGCGTGACCCGCGTGAGAAGGAGCGCCGCAAGTACGGTCTCAAAAAAGCCCGCAAGGCTTCGCAGTTCTCGAAGCGTTAA
- a CDS encoding DUF4153 domain-containing protein, producing the protein MGVKDMGQRLCRSVQGGYQRFRTAMILDVVLFVCVGVLTYCHVYEIQDWYTEEIGCAAAAAAIGCIFAAALRLFLERRGQERHGFEVLLPVVVFVFFFILVQGHAWTDPYILLKTAGPALVFASVGLYCLESQNEGEEPALAVFFAISKAWLVGTLLIVSLSTCLTAFDSLLFSLEGRLHTTLYFLIAEFSFLFIGMQVFLASLPEQGKNMGTPALFRALLMRVLWPVYLILLAILYLYVAKIIYGWAIPVGMMNWFASLALLAFSVFFFCFANDARYLLLRHFLRWGLLLFLPILAVQAIAVWQRVEPYGLTVLRYTSILCTIFGIFLLVLAFLRRSPRPAFLVLALMIAAFTLTPLNIVDVPLRTQEARLWGVLEENDMLQDGEVVENPALAEGARDRLLSASEYLTDQKKTSFLETPGMRETLAKLRGMQKREKTTEWFEFQAENPVCIPVDGWKKAYRIDNPAVEDGVIFVDKGDGTKERFDVSVYLEELLAYAHKEDARGTGKFTQELRIDIDENTCLWLYDVGLSVRSHKGREDITAQIKGVLLKR; encoded by the coding sequence ATGGGCGTAAAGGACATGGGCCAGAGGCTCTGCCGGTCGGTGCAGGGCGGCTATCAGCGTTTTCGCACAGCGATGATTCTTGATGTTGTACTGTTTGTTTGCGTGGGTGTGCTTACATACTGCCATGTGTATGAGATACAAGATTGGTATACGGAGGAGATTGGCTGCGCGGCGGCAGCGGCGGCGATCGGCTGCATCTTCGCGGCTGCCCTGCGACTTTTCTTGGAGCGGCGCGGACAGGAGCGGCATGGCTTCGAGGTGCTGCTGCCGGTTGTCGTATTTGTGTTTTTCTTCATTCTTGTGCAGGGACATGCTTGGACGGATCCCTATATTCTGCTCAAGACGGCAGGGCCAGCGCTTGTTTTTGCTTCTGTCGGTCTTTACTGCCTTGAGTCGCAGAACGAAGGCGAGGAGCCGGCACTTGCTGTGTTTTTTGCAATCTCTAAGGCATGGCTTGTCGGCACTCTTTTGATCGTGTCTCTCAGTACATGCTTGACGGCGTTCGATTCACTGCTTTTTTCTTTGGAAGGCAGATTGCATACGACGCTGTATTTTCTCATTGCAGAGTTCTCTTTTCTTTTTATCGGGATGCAGGTCTTTCTCGCGAGCTTGCCTGAGCAGGGGAAAAACATGGGGACGCCCGCGCTCTTTCGCGCTCTCCTCATGCGCGTGCTTTGGCCCGTCTATTTGATTCTGCTCGCGATTCTCTATCTCTATGTGGCAAAGATCATCTATGGTTGGGCGATACCCGTCGGTATGATGAATTGGTTTGCCTCGCTGGCTCTTCTAGCCTTTAGCGTGTTTTTCTTCTGCTTTGCGAATGATGCACGCTATTTGCTGCTACGGCATTTCCTGCGCTGGGGTCTTTTGCTCTTTCTGCCGATTCTTGCGGTGCAGGCTATCGCTGTTTGGCAGCGAGTCGAGCCGTACGGCCTGACGGTGCTGCGCTATACGTCGATCCTCTGCACGATTTTTGGTATCTTTTTGCTCGTGCTTGCTTTCCTGCGCCGCTCGCCACGTCCGGCGTTTCTTGTCTTGGCACTCATGATTGCCGCATTCACGCTGACGCCGCTCAATATCGTCGATGTGCCGCTTCGCACGCAGGAAGCGCGCCTTTGGGGCGTGCTTGAGGAAAACGACATGCTGCAGGATGGCGAAGTCGTGGAAAATCCCGCACTTGCTGAAGGGGCGCGTGACAGGCTCTTGAGCGCTTCGGAGTATCTGACCGATCAGAAGAAGACGTCGTTTCTCGAAACGCCGGGCATGCGTGAGACGCTTGCGAAACTGCGTGGGATGCAGAAGAGGGAAAAAACTACCGAATGGTTCGAGTTTCAAGCGGAAAATCCTGTCTGCATTCCTGTAGATGGTTGGAAGAAAGCTTATCGGATTGACAATCCTGCTGTGGAGGATGGCGTGATTTTCGTGGACAAGGGGGACGGAACAAAGGAACGATTCGATGTTTCTGTGTATCTCGAGGAGCTTTTGGCATACGCGCACAAGGAGGATGCGAGAGGAACGGGAAAATTCACGCAGGAGCTTAGAATAGATATAGATGAAAACACTTGTCTTTGGCTGTATGATGTCGGCTTGTCCGTCCGCAGCCATAAGGGCAGAGAGGATATAACGGCGCAAATCAAGGGTGTGCTTTTGAAGCGCTAG